One Coturnix japonica isolate 7356 chromosome 20, Coturnix japonica 2.1, whole genome shotgun sequence genomic window carries:
- the KCNG1 gene encoding potassium voltage-gated channel subfamily G member 1, with the protein MTLLPGENSDYDYSALSCASDASFNHAFFPETETLKGVFYQRAKLIHPEEDLLKGFHPDDRKHHIIINVGGIKYLLPWTTLDEFPLTRLGQLKFCNNFDDILNICDDYDVTCNEFFFDRNPGAFRTILTFLRVGKLRLLREMCALSFQEELLYWGIEEDNLDWCCKRRYLQKMEEFTEINEREDDLIENETTGETAEETKIGLCMKKLQDMVERPQSGLPGKVFACLSVLFVTITAVNLSISTMPDLREEEDKGECSQMCYNIFIVESVCVAWFSLEFLLRFIQAKSKFAFLRRPLTLIDIIAILPYYITLLVDTTSVGYKKPSSGSIYLDKVGLVLRILRALRILYVMRLARHSLGLQTLGLTARRCTREFGLLLLFLCVAIALFAPLLYVIENEMADSQEFTSIPACYWWAVITMTTVGYGDMVPRSIPGQVVALSSILSGILLMAFPVTSIFHTFSRSYIELKQEQERIMYRRAQFLLKTKSQISNASQGSDILFPSISTDNRAVNDI; encoded by the exons ATGACTCTTCTACCTGGAGAAAATTCTGATTATGACTATAGTGCCCTGAGCTGTGCTTCAGATGCTTCCTTCAACCACGCGTTCTTCCCAGAAACAGAAACCCTCAAGGGCGTCTTTTACCAAAGAGCCAAATTAATTCACCCTGAGGAGGATCTCCTGAAAGGCTTTCACCCTGATGATCGGAAGCATCATATTATTATAAACGTAGGGGGCATTAAGTATTTGCTCCCATGGACCACGCTTGATGAATTCCCATTGACACGCTTGGGACAACTAAAATTCTGCAACAATTTTGATGACATCCTAAACATCTGTGATGATTACGATGTGACATGCAATGAGTTCTTTTTTGACCGCAACCCGGGAGCGTTCAGGACAATCCTGACCTTTTTGAGGGTTGGAAAACTTCGGCTCCTGCGTGAGATGTGCGCGCTGTCCTTTCAAGAGGAGCTGCTCTACTGGGGAATTGAGGAAGACAACTTGGACTGGTGCTGTAAGAGGAGGTATCTGCAAAAAATGGAGGagtttacagaaataaatgaacgGGAGGATGATCttatagaaaatgaaacaacaggTGAAACAGCAGAGGAGACAAAAATTGGCTTGTGCATGAAAAAGTTGCAAGACATGGTAGAACGACCCCAGTCTGGCCTCCCTGGGAaggtgtttgcttgtttgtctgttttatttgtaaCTATCACAGCAGTGAATTTGTCCATCAGCACCATGCCTGAcctgagggaggaggaggataAG GGTGAGTGTTCCCAGATGTGCTACAATATTTTCATTGTGGAGTCTGTCTGTGTGGCGTGGTTTTCGTTGGAGTTCCTGCTGAGATTCATCCAGGCAAAGAGCAAGTTTGCATTTTTGAGGAGACCGTTAACTCTGATCGACATAATAGCTATTCTGCCATATTACATCACTTTGCTGGTAGACACCACTTCGGTGGGCTACAAGAAGCCCAGCTCTGGGAGCATCTACCTGGACAAAGTCGGTCTGGTCCTCCGAATACTCCGTGCCTTGAGGATTCTGTACGTCATGCGGCTGGCCAGGCACTCCCTGGGGCTGCAGACGCTGGGGCTGACCGCCCGCAGGTGCACCCGGGAGTTCgggctcctgctgctcttcctctgcGTGGCCATCGCACTGTTTGCACCGCTCCTGTACGTCATTGAGAACGAGATGGCAGACTCGCAGGAGTTCACCAGCATCCCTGCATGCTACTGGTGGGCTGTCATCACCATGACCACGGTAGGCTATGGAGATATGGTTCCCAGGAGCATTCCTGGCCAAGtggtggcactgagcagcatACTGAGTGGCATCCTCCTCATGGCATTCCCAGTCACTTCCATCTTCCACACGTTCTCACGCTCCTACATTGAGCTGAAGCAAGAACAGGAAAGAATCATGTACAGGAGGGCACagttcttattaaaaacaaagtctCAGATAAGCAATGCTTCACAAGGGAGTGATATTTTATTCCCAAGTATCTCTACTGACAACAGGGCAGTGAATGACATTtaa